The following coding sequences are from one Salvia hispanica cultivar TCC Black 2014 chromosome 3, UniMelb_Shisp_WGS_1.0, whole genome shotgun sequence window:
- the LOC125209508 gene encoding uncharacterized protein LOC125209508 yields MSNKKLKIAMYPWFAMGHLTTFLHISNKLAQKGHQIFFILPPKTQSKLIQFNLHPDLIKFIPVTIPHVEGLPPGTETTADVIFPMQSLLHHAMDLTEPTIKALLLEIQPEIIFFDYSYWLPALARSFGIKSVHYCIISPAAVAYLFRQEPNAEGFTRPPPGFPPSSVIRLHPHEARAVDAINNMAKFGTPMKFVERVIMAAEECDAMGFKSCREMEGLYHDFLEKRFKKPVLLAGPVLPEPPTSGLEDRWVKWLDHFEPKSVIYCAFGSEARLKPELFQELLLGFELTGLPFLASLKAPIGADTVEKALPEGFSTRTENRGVVEGGWVQQQLILSHPAVGCFVTHCGWGSISEALVNECQLVLMPNVGDQWINARLMGGDLRVGVEVEKGDEDGLFTRDCVVKAINLVLDEESEIGREIRENHGKWREFMLRKGLEDSYIDEFDHKLHNLLEYQTTLDSTKFCFDIRECNNLLLLASPSYKKKRNNRKKMLNKNLKIAMYPWFAMGHLTTFLHISNKLAQKGHQIFFILPPKTQSKLIQLNLHPDLIKFIPIAIPHVEGLPPGTETTADVIFPMYSLLRHAMDLTEPTVKALLLEIQPDLVFFDFTHWLPLLARSLGIKSVHYCTISPAAVAYLFRQEPNAEGFTQPPLGFPPSSAIRLHLDEARAVDAINNMAEFGSTMKYVERVIMASEECDAMGFKSCREMEGLYHDFLEMKFKRPVLLAGPVLPEPPTSSLDDRWVKWLNRFGPKSVIYCAFGSEARLKPELFQELLLGFEQTGLPFLAALKPPMGAETVEEALPQGFTTRTENRGVVDGGWVQQQLILSHTAVGCFVTHCGWGSISEALVNECQLVLMPNVGDQWINARLLGGDLRVGVEVEKGDEDGLFTRDGVVKAVKLVMDRESQIGKEIRENHSKWREFMLRKGLEDSYIDEFDQKLHHLLE; encoded by the exons atgtcaaacaAAAAGCTAAAGATAGCAATGTATCCATGGTTTGCAATGGGCCATCTCACAACATTCCTTCACATCTCCAATAAACTTGCCCAAAAAGGCCACCAAATCTTCTTCATTCTCCCTCCCAAAACTCAATCCAAGCTCATCCAGTTTAATCTCCACCCCGACCTCATCAAATTCATCCCCGTCACCATTCCTCACGTCGAAGGCCTCCCTCCGGGGACCGAGACCACAGCCGATGTCATCTTCCCTATGCAATCTCTCCTCCACCACGCCATGGACCTCACCGAGCCCACCATCAAGGCCCTCCTCCTTGAGATCCAGCCCGAAATCATCTTCTTCGACTACTCCTACTGGCTCCCGGCGCTGGCCCGGAGCTTTGGCATCAAGTCGGTGCACTACTGCATCATCAGCCCCGCCGCCGTGGCTTACCTCTTCCGCCAGGAGCCTAACGCCGAGGGTTTCACCCGGCCGCCGCCCGGGTTCCCTCCCTCGTCCGTGATCCGGCTCCACCCGCACGAGGCGCGCGCTGTGGACGCCATCAACAACATGGCGAAGTTCGGAACCCCGATGAAGTTCGTGGAGCGCGTGATCATGGCGGCGGAGGAGTGCGACGCCATGGGGTTCAAATCTTGTCGAGAGATGGAGGGGTTGTATCATGATTTTCTTGagaaaagatttaaaaaaccGGTTCTTTTAGCCGGTCCGGTTTTGCCCGAACCGCCCACTTCGGGTTTGGAAGACCGCTGGGTCAAATGGTTGGACCACTTTGAGCCGAAATCGGTGATTTATTGTGCTTTTGGGAGTGAGGCTAGGTTGAAACCGGAGTTATTTCAGGAGTTGTTACTGGGATTCGAACTGACAGGCCTTCCGTTTTTGGCGTCATTGAAGGCGCCTATTGGGGCCGACACGGTGGAGAAGGCACTTCCCGAGGGTTTTTCGACTAGGACGGAAAATAGAGGAGTTGTGGAGGGGGGTTGGGTTCAACAACAGTTGATCCTGTCTCATCCCGCGGTGGGGTGCTTCGTTACACACTGCGGGTGGGGGTCTATATCCGAGGCGTTGGTGAACGAGTGTCAACTAGTGTTGATGCCGAATGTCGGCGATCAATGGATCAATGCAAGGTTGATGGGAGGAGATTTGAGAGTTGGGGTGGAGGTGGAGAAGGGAGATGAAGATGGATTGTTTACTAGAGATTGTGTGGTGAAGGCAATCAATTTGGTGTTGGATGAGGAGAGTGAGATTGGAAGGGAAATTAGGGAAAATCATGGTAAGTGGAGAGAATTCATGTTAAGGAAAGGGCTTGAGGATTCTTACATtgatgaatttgatcataaaTTGCACAACCTTTTGGAATA TCAGACCACTCTTGATTCCACAAAATTCTGCTTCGACATTAGGGAGTGCAAcaaccttcttcttcttgcttcTCCAAGTTACAAG aaaaaaaggaacaatagaaaaaaaatgttaaacaaAAATCTTAAGATCGCAATGTACCCGTGGTTTGCAATGGGCCATCTCACAACATTCCTTCACATCTCCAACAAACTTGCACAAAAAGGCCACCAAATCTTCTTTATTCTCCCTCCCAAAACTCAATCCAAACTTATCCAACTCAATCTCCACCCCGACCTCATCAAATTCATCCCCATCGCCATTCCTCACGTCGAAGGCCTCCCCCCTGGGACCGAGACCACCGCTGACGTCATCTTCCCCATGTACTCTCTCCTCCGCCACGCCATGGACCTCACTGAGCCCACCGTCAAGGCCCTCCTCCTCGAGATCCAGCCCGACCTTGTCTTCTTCGACTTCACCCACTGGCTGCCGCTGTTGGCCCGGAGCTTGGGCATCAAGTCGGTGCACTACTGCACCATCAGCCCCGCCGCCGTGGCCTACCTCTTCCGCCAGGAGCCTAACGCCGAGGGTTTCACCCAACCTCCTCTGGGGTTCCCTCCCTCGTCGGCGATAAGGCTCCACCTGGATGAGGCGCGCGCCGTGGACGCCATCAACAACATGGCGGAGTTCGGAAGCACGATGAAGTACGTGGAGCGAGTGATCATGGCGTCGGAGGAGTGCGACGCCATGGGGTTCAAATCTTGTAGGGAGATGGAGGGGTTGTATCATGATTTTCTTGAGATGAAATTTAAAAGACCGGTTCTTCTAGCCGGGCCGGTTCTTCCCGAACCGCCCACTTCAAGTTTAGATGACCGTTGGGTCAAATGGTTGAACCGGTTCGGGCCAAAATCAGTGATTTATTGTGCTTTTGGGAGTGAGGCTAGGTTAAAACCGGAGCTATTTCAGGAGTTGTTACTGGGATTCGAACAGACAGGCCTTCCGTTTTTGGCGGCCCTGAAGCCGCCGATGGGGGCTGAGACGGTGGAGGAGGCGCTTCCCCAGGGTTTTACGACTAGGACGGAAAATAGAGGAGTTGTGGATGGTGGTTGGGTTCAACAACAATTGATCTTGTCTCATACCGCGGTAGGGTGCTTCGTTACACACTGCGGGTGGGGGTCGATATCCGAGGCGTTGGTGAACGAGTGTCAACTAGTGCTGATGCCGAATGTCGGCGATCAATGGATCAATGCAAGGTTGTTGGGAGGAGATTTGAGAGTTGGGGTGGAGGTGGAGAAGGGAGATGAAGATGGATTGTTTACTAGAGATGGTGTAGTGAAGGCAGTCAAGTTGGTGATGGATAGGGAGAGTCAAATTGGAAAGGAAATTAGGGAAAATCATAGTAAATGGAGAGAATTCATGTTAAGGAAAGGGCTTGAGGATTCTTACATTGATGAATTTGATCAGAAGTTGCATCACCTTTTGGAGTAG